Within Desulfolithobacter dissulfuricans, the genomic segment AAAGCCAAGCCCCCCGAGTATCAGCAATGCCTTGCCGTCTCCGCTCCGACCGGGAATCAGGCAGGACTGCCCGGGATATGCCGGATTGTAATAGACCTGGACCCGGCTGCCTACCTCATAGGGTGCCACCAGCTTTTCTGCAAGTTTTCTCCCGTTGTCTCCCTGTTTACAGGGTGACCCGCCGTAATAGATATCATCGTTTACCCATCGGCCCGTGGGACTGTCATAACTGTATCGGACAATTCCCTGGTAACAGGTGCCGGTGGCGCCACCCCGTCCCATGTACAGGGTCCCGGTGGTGATTTCTCTGGAAAGGACCACTCCGGGGACCGATAGCCAGGAGGAAGACAGGTCCGAAGTTCGCAACATCAAAAAACCGCTGCCCACCGCGCCCAGCGAACCGAGCAGCAGCAGGGCTGCCCGAAGGACGAACTTCCTGCTGAAATAGCCTGGATCAGCCATAACAAAAAGATCCCGTCCCGACCGGTCAGCTGTCCGGATGTTCCAGTGCCGGCCGGTACTCCTTGAGGTAGATATCGGACAGGGTGAGAAAGCCGGTCACGATCAGGGGCCCGTAGATGATACCGAGCACCCCGAACATGTTCATCCCGCCGATAATAGCCAGGAAGACCAGCAGGGTATGCATCTTCACATGGCTGCCGACAAACTTCGGCTTGATCAGGTATTCGACAGAAAAGGAGAGGACGACGTAAAAGACCAGGGTAAACATGGCCTTTTCAAAATAGCCGTTGATGAGCAGAATGGCCGCAGTGGGCAGCAAGACCAGGCCGATTCCGAAAATGGGAAGAAAGGCGAGAATGGCCATAACCCCGCCCCAGAGCACAGGCGATTTGAACCCCAGGAGGACAAAAAACGCACCGCCCATGATTCCCTGGAAGACACCACTCAACCCGTTGCCCACCAGGATGACGCCGGAGATCTCGAGAAATTTTTTCATCAGCAGATCGTCCTGAGTATCGGGCAGCGGCGAGAGGTGCTTTATGAAATTGATCAGCCGCTCAAGTTCGATGAGCAGAAAAAAAATCACCAGGATCAGGATACAGAACTGGAGGACGAAGTTCATAATATTGGCAGCCCAGTTGGAGGCCTTGCCATAGATGAACAGCCCCACGGTTTTACTCAAATCCGATACCAGGCCAATGACATCCGTGGGTTCAACATTTATCCCCATGTCGGCGAGTACCACTTGTGCCTGTGCGAGCAATGTATTATTCTGAATGAATTGCTGCAGTTTAAGGAGAACATTGGAATCCTTGCCCAGATGGTAGAGGCTGAGAGCCTCAGATGAGAGGGCGCCGATACAGAAGGTCAGCGGCACAAAGACGATGAGCACGATCAGGCCGCAGGTCAGAAGCGAAGCCATCCAGGGCGAAACCCAGCGGGTCAGCCAGAGGTAGATCGGCCGGAAGATCCCGGAGAGCAGGAAGGCAAGGACCAGCAGTTGCCAGAATGGCGACAGAACCAGCCCCAGCAGGCAGAGCGCTGCCAGGAATATAAAGAAGAAGTACCGGGTCTGCACCGGTCCGGGCCGGCCGCTGCCCGCGCCCGTTGCTGTTCTCTCCCGACGGACGGCGGCAGATTTTTCCAACTCGGATTGTTTCATCGGTTAGTAATCTGCAGGTTCTGTTTATTTTCAAAGACTGGCATCACAGTAAATACTACCGCTTATGGTTAAAAAAGAAAATTATAACATGCAACAGGATCCCGACCATGCTGTATAAAAATCTCGAAATCACCCTCCACAAGGCTTCCCCGGAACAGAAAAAAGAAAAACCGGACCAGGACAAACTCGGTTTTGGCGTCCACTTCAGCGACCACATGTTCACCGCCCGTTGGAACCGGGAAAAGGGCTGGCACGACGCCGAGATCAAGCCCTACCGGGATTTCGAACTGGACCCGGCGGCCATGGTTTTTCATTACGGGCAGGCCATCTTCGAAGGCCTCAAGGCCTATCGCGGAAAAGACGGCCAGGTGCTGCTCTTCCGGCCCAAGGACAACCTCGAGCGCCTCAACCGCTCGGCCCTGCGGATGTGCATGCCGCGCATTCCGACGGAGCGGTTTCTTCAGGCCCTCAAGGCATTGGTCTACCTGGACCGTGAGTGGATCCCCGAGGCAGAAGGTGCCACCCTCTACATCCGCCCGACCATGATCGCCACAGAACCGGCGCTGGGGCTTCGTCCATCGGACGAATACCTCTTCTTCATCATCAACAGCCCGGTGGGGGCCTACTATTCCGAAGGGTTCAACCCGGTGAAAATCTACGTTGAG encodes:
- a CDS encoding branched-chain amino acid aminotransferase; this encodes MLYKNLEITLHKASPEQKKEKPDQDKLGFGVHFSDHMFTARWNREKGWHDAEIKPYRDFELDPAAMVFHYGQAIFEGLKAYRGKDGQVLLFRPKDNLERLNRSALRMCMPRIPTERFLQALKALVYLDREWIPEAEGATLYIRPTMIATEPALGLRPSDEYLFFIINSPVGAYYSEGFNPVKIYVEDSYVRAVPGGVGEAKTAGNYAASVKALTEAQKKGYTQVLWLDAIERRYIEEVGTSNIFFVLGDELVTPPIRGTILPGITRDSVLQLARDWGLKVAERPVTIDEVIEAAENGTLKEAFGTGTAAVISPVGEFCYKDRNIVINDGRTGKLSQRFFDELQALQRGFRDDVHNWVVRVG
- a CDS encoding AI-2E family transporter, coding for MKQSELEKSAAVRRERTATGAGSGRPGPVQTRYFFFIFLAALCLLGLVLSPFWQLLVLAFLLSGIFRPIYLWLTRWVSPWMASLLTCGLIVLIVFVPLTFCIGALSSEALSLYHLGKDSNVLLKLQQFIQNNTLLAQAQVVLADMGINVEPTDVIGLVSDLSKTVGLFIYGKASNWAANIMNFVLQFCILILVIFFLLIELERLINFIKHLSPLPDTQDDLLMKKFLEISGVILVGNGLSGVFQGIMGGAFFVLLGFKSPVLWGGVMAILAFLPIFGIGLVLLPTAAILLINGYFEKAMFTLVFYVVLSFSVEYLIKPKFVGSHVKMHTLLVFLAIIGGMNMFGVLGIIYGPLIVTGFLTLSDIYLKEYRPALEHPDS
- a CDS encoding DUF3592 domain-containing protein, whose amino-acid sequence is MADPGYFSRKFVLRAALLLLGSLGAVGSGFLMLRTSDLSSSWLSVPGVVLSREITTGTLYMGRGGATGTCYQGIVRYSYDSPTGRWVNDDIYYGGSPCKQGDNGRKLAEKLVAPYEVGSRVQVYYNPAYPGQSCLIPGRSGDGKALLILGGLGFLVFLIYAGGRLVDRSLSTGEFADRERQE